The following coding sequences are from one Nicotiana tomentosiformis chromosome 3, ASM39032v3, whole genome shotgun sequence window:
- the LOC138907599 gene encoding uncharacterized protein produces MFDGTGDPKVHPRMYCDKLLGVGNNEQIRMKLFMRSLTGETLSLYISQNPKKWVSWVSMASDFMDRFRFNTENAPGIFYIQNLKKKPIETFCEYATRWRSEATKVRPALEEKQMNEFFVRAQHPQYYERLMVIENYKFSDIIMLGERIEEGIKNGMVTNFEAVQATNKALQSGGISKKKEIGALMVVQGPKSPLT; encoded by the coding sequence atgttcgatggaactggtgatccgaaagtGCATCCGAGAATGTATTGTGACAAGCTCCTAGGAGTAGGAAATAATGAACAAATACGCATGAAACTATTCATGCGGAGCCTCACAGGAGAAACCTTGTCTTTGTATATCagtcaaaatccaaagaagtgggttagttgggtgagtatggcatcagacttcatggatagattcaggttcaacacagaaaatgcgccaggcattttctacattcaaaaccttaagaagaaGCCGATAGAAACCttctgcgagtatgctactcgttggagatcagaagccacgaaagtaaggccagcacttgAAGAAAAACAAATGAACGAGTTCTTTGTTAGGGCTCAACACCCGCAGTATTACGAAAGGTTAATGGTTATTGAAAATTACAAATTTTCCGACATCATCATgctaggagaaagaatagaagaaggaattaagAATGGGATGGTGACCAATTTCGAGGCAGTGCAGGCCACAAACAAAGCCTTGCAATCAGGAGGcatttcaaagaagaaagaaatagGTGCCTTGATGGTGGTACAGGGtcctaagtctcctctcacataa